GACTGCGTTTTGAGCCAATTAAAGAGGCGCAAAAAAACCTATTACGTTAGCCAAACTATTCCCTTAAACGATGGCGGTATTGCAGCCGGTCAACTTTGGTTTGTCGCCCATAAAAATACGTTAGAAAATAAACTAAATACTAAAAAAAAGATGAGAGCTGTCCCAAACAATAGTGAATAACGATCACTCGGCAGACTTAACTATTTAACCTTTAACATTAAGAGAAAACCTATGTGCTTATGTATACCGTCGAAAATTTGTGCCTTTCACGACGACGAAAGCCTTGTGACAGTGGATACCTTAGGTGTCCAACGACAAATTAGTATTCATTTGATAAGCGAAAAACTAGCCATTGGAGACTATCTTCTGATCCACGTTGGCTTTGCCATTAGTAAACTAAATAATGAAGAAGCACAAGAAAGCCTAATTGAATATAAATCGATGCTTGAAAATATGTCAGCAGAAGATGCACAAGCCTTATTTAATTAACAATATGACATTAATATGTGGAAAATAGCATGGATTTAAAAGAGCTCTATCAAACCTTTCGTGATCCTTTGATCATGAAAGCACTGGCGAAAAAAATTAACACTAAAGCGAAACAGTTACCTTATCCCCTTAAGGTGATGGAAGTGTGTGGTGGGCATACTCACACCATTATGAAATATGGGTTAATGCAGTTATTACCTGACAATATTGAATTTATTCATGGTCCGGGTTGCCCCGTATGTATCATGCCAAAAGAGCGCATCGATCAAGCGATTGATCTTGCTATGCTACCTAACACTATTTTAGTCACGTTAGGTGACATGATCCGCGTGCCCGGTTCAAAGGGGACATTAGCACAATGCCGCGCCCGTGGCGGTGATGTCCGCCCTATTTACGATCCCATGGACACACTCCTGATTGCCAAAGAAAACCCGACTAAATCAGTCATTTACTTTGCAATTGGTTTTGAAACGACCACGCCGATGACCGCGGTTTTAGTACAAATTGCCGATCAGCAAAAACTGTGTAACTTTTATGTGCACTGTAATCATGTTCTCGTGCCGCCCGCTATTAACGCGGTGATGTCAGATGGTCGCGCCAAAATAAATGCTTTTATTGGACCCTCACATGTCAGCGTTATTACAGGTGCGAAGATATATCAGCACATCGCAGATAAATATAAATTACCCGTGGTCGTCGCGGGGTTTGAGCCTGTTGATGTTATGCAGTCAATACTCATGTTAGTAGAGCTTAGTATCGCAACGGATCAACATGATGTGACGCCTGAAATGTTGATCCAATATAGTCGCGCAGTGACCCTAGAAGGTAACCTGATTGCGCAATCTAAAATCAATGAAGTCTTTGAACTTCGTGATGTATTTCGCTGGCGCGGTTTGGGCGACATTGCCAATTCAGCCTTAAAATTACGCGAAAAATATGCGCGCTTTGATGCAGAGCTTATCTTTAAAACGCATTTATCAACGAAGCCAATAGACGATCATAAAGCGTGTCAATGTGGCGATATTTTACGAGGTTTGGCAAAACCCAATCAATGTAAAGTGTTTGCTAAAAACTGTACCCCAACCCAGCCGATGGGCAGTTGCATGGTAAGCTCTGAAGGCGCATGTAATGCTTATTTCCGTTATTTAGGCTTAAATAATAATGCGCTTAATAAGCAACCGAATACACAAAAATAATTTAGGTAACAATATGCAACAAATACAACTAAGCCACGGTGGTGGCGGTCAAGAAATGAATACTTTGATCAAAGATCTGTTCTTTCATCATTTCGAAAATGAAATTTTGCTAAAAACAGAAGATGCAGCCATTTTACCCACGACAGGTAAAATTGCATTTACCACTGATAGCTTTACGGTTTCACCCCTTTTCTTTGCTGGGGGTGACATTGGAAAACTCGCCATTGCAGGAACCGTAAACGATCTTGCCATGATGGGCGCTAAACCTGAATATTTAAGCTGTAGCT
The sequence above is a segment of the Psychromonas sp. CNPT3 genome. Coding sequences within it:
- a CDS encoding HypC/HybG/HupF family hydrogenase formation chaperone, with amino-acid sequence MCLCIPSKICAFHDDESLVTVDTLGVQRQISIHLISEKLAIGDYLLIHVGFAISKLNNEEAQESLIEYKSMLENMSAEDAQALFN
- the hypD gene encoding hydrogenase formation protein HypD, with translation MDLKELYQTFRDPLIMKALAKKINTKAKQLPYPLKVMEVCGGHTHTIMKYGLMQLLPDNIEFIHGPGCPVCIMPKERIDQAIDLAMLPNTILVTLGDMIRVPGSKGTLAQCRARGGDVRPIYDPMDTLLIAKENPTKSVIYFAIGFETTTPMTAVLVQIADQQKLCNFYVHCNHVLVPPAINAVMSDGRAKINAFIGPSHVSVITGAKIYQHIADKYKLPVVVAGFEPVDVMQSILMLVELSIATDQHDVTPEMLIQYSRAVTLEGNLIAQSKINEVFELRDVFRWRGLGDIANSALKLREKYARFDAELIFKTHLSTKPIDDHKACQCGDILRGLAKPNQCKVFAKNCTPTQPMGSCMVSSEGACNAYFRYLGLNNNALNKQPNTQK